In Archangium violaceum, the following are encoded in one genomic region:
- a CDS encoding serine/threonine-protein kinase, translated as MAPHKHPSSCATCGLPLPFPGASCTECTAITQHAGEAGGRPPRIPARRPLTPGDVLEGKWRLEELLGAGGMGQVYRARDLALERTVAVKLLHEALCEDPKSVARFEREARAMARLEHPHITPIYAVGQQEGRPFIVMKHLEGMSLARYLRSVPGPLPVSEVLALARQLCTGLDFIHQRGCVHRDIKPGNIFLSPGGHATLLDFGILWEHRGEEATRSGARLGTPSYMAPEQARGEPVDARADQFSLGLVLLEMLTGLPPASTCRLLGEGPRDAARAIREQAPWLSLPLAEVLVRATAPNPEQRHAGALALLAALEAAELAPPAAEPSPTPPPAPVPVGSGRRMRRMSMALLGVASVGALLAAMLASRSTGQLPVAPASSAPGSVSAAATAPASATPSPPRETTPDRDAAAPAVAPASEEPPPAKTTPHRTGAQASLASSAVGSNARQRGARKGQGELRVVTVHEGKTVWANVSVDGQHHGATPVSLELPQGRHSVRVERGGFATEERQVEVSPGRKAVVRIELHE; from the coding sequence ATGGCTCCCCACAAGCACCCCTCCTCGTGCGCCACTTGCGGGCTGCCTCTCCCTTTCCCCGGCGCCTCCTGCACGGAGTGCACCGCCATCACCCAGCACGCCGGTGAGGCGGGGGGGCGCCCCCCGCGCATCCCAGCGCGGCGTCCCCTGACTCCGGGTGACGTGCTGGAGGGCAAGTGGCGGCTGGAGGAGCTGCTGGGTGCCGGAGGCATGGGCCAGGTGTACCGGGCCCGGGACCTCGCGCTCGAGCGCACCGTGGCCGTCAAGCTGCTTCACGAAGCCCTGTGCGAGGACCCGAAGAGCGTGGCGCGCTTCGAACGGGAGGCGCGGGCGATGGCGCGGCTGGAGCACCCGCACATCACCCCCATCTACGCGGTCGGCCAGCAGGAAGGGCGTCCGTTCATCGTGATGAAGCACCTGGAGGGGATGTCCCTGGCGCGCTACCTGCGCTCGGTGCCCGGTCCCCTGCCCGTCTCGGAAGTGCTCGCCCTGGCGCGACAGTTGTGCACAGGGCTGGACTTCATCCACCAGCGCGGCTGCGTCCACCGTGACATCAAGCCGGGGAACATCTTCCTGTCGCCCGGCGGACACGCCACGCTGCTCGACTTCGGCATCCTCTGGGAGCACCGCGGCGAGGAAGCCACCCGGAGTGGCGCTCGGCTCGGCACGCCCAGCTACATGGCGCCGGAGCAGGCCCGAGGCGAGCCCGTCGACGCCCGCGCCGACCAGTTTTCCCTGGGGCTGGTGCTGCTGGAGATGTTGACGGGCCTGCCCCCGGCGAGCACCTGCCGGCTCCTGGGTGAAGGGCCACGGGATGCGGCACGAGCGATCCGTGAGCAGGCGCCGTGGCTGTCGCTGCCACTGGCGGAGGTGCTCGTACGGGCCACCGCGCCCAACCCGGAGCAGCGCCATGCGGGCGCACTCGCGCTGCTCGCGGCCCTGGAGGCGGCGGAGCTCGCGCCCCCCGCGGCGGAACCATCCCCGACCCCTCCCCCGGCACCGGTTCCGGTCGGGAGCGGGAGACGCATGCGGCGCATGTCCATGGCGCTGCTGGGCGTCGCGAGCGTGGGAGCGCTCCTCGCCGCGATGCTCGCTTCCCGGAGCACGGGGCAGCTCCCGGTCGCGCCAGCGTCGTCGGCTCCGGGCTCCGTGTCGGCAGCCGCCACCGCGCCAGCCTCCGCCACTCCGAGCCCACCGCGGGAAACCACCCCCGACCGGGACGCCGCCGCCCCTGCCGTGGCACCCGCCTCCGAGGAGCCGCCTCCCGCGAAGACGACTCCCCACCGGACCGGAGCGCAGGCGTCGCTCGCGTCATCCGCCGTGGGGAGCAACGCCCGGCAGCGGGGCGCCAGGAAGGGCCAGGGGGAGTTGCGCGTGGTGACCGTGCACGAGGGCAAGACGGTCTGGGCCAACGTCAGCGTGGACGGCCAGCACCACGGCGCCACCCCGGTGTCCCTCGAGCTGCCCCAGGGGCGGCACTCCGTGCGCGTGGAACGCGGTGGCTTCGCCACGGAGGAACGCCAAGTCGAGGTTTCCCCGGGAAGGAAAGCAGTGGTACGCATCGAACTCCACGAATGA
- a CDS encoding PEGA domain-containing protein, with amino-acid sequence MSAPLLVMSLLLSSSAPVEGHRALDAALQALSEGDFESALSRVEAELKRTRDEALVARLHLVRGEVYAALRQYARMEAAFAQALESDPDARLDPERVQPTVVTLFESLRERLRGELAVEVEPSGAELRLDGRPLGQAPWRGPVPIGTHTLDVGPGMTTLQVKVRPGRTEQVRVVLPPVASEGTPLSGLELSAQLRAALGLSPLSGVGMEAGARLAGTYVYGELNATAGRRFGASARLGAQAPELVGPLTFFLSLDAYALGGPVLFGGGLSAGASLPLSTKFDLFAELSGRWLPASSSYGTTHLLGLAGLRFTPGR; translated from the coding sequence ATGAGCGCTCCACTGTTGGTGATGTCGCTGCTCCTCTCGTCCAGCGCACCCGTCGAAGGGCACCGCGCGCTGGATGCGGCGCTCCAGGCCCTGTCCGAAGGGGACTTCGAGTCCGCGCTCTCCCGTGTGGAGGCGGAGCTGAAGCGGACCCGTGACGAGGCCCTCGTCGCGCGGCTGCACCTGGTCCGAGGCGAGGTGTACGCGGCGCTCCGCCAGTACGCCCGGATGGAGGCCGCCTTCGCCCAGGCGCTCGAGTCGGACCCGGACGCGCGCCTGGACCCGGAGCGCGTGCAGCCCACCGTGGTGACGCTCTTCGAGAGTCTGCGCGAGCGGCTCCGGGGTGAGTTGGCCGTCGAGGTCGAGCCTTCCGGAGCGGAGCTGCGTCTCGATGGACGGCCGCTCGGACAGGCGCCCTGGCGGGGCCCGGTCCCCATCGGAACGCACACCCTGGACGTGGGCCCGGGGATGACCACGCTCCAGGTCAAGGTGCGCCCCGGCCGGACGGAACAGGTGCGCGTCGTCCTTCCACCGGTGGCCTCGGAGGGGACGCCCCTGTCCGGACTCGAGCTCAGCGCCCAGCTCCGGGCCGCGCTGGGCCTGTCCCCTCTGTCGGGCGTGGGAATGGAGGCGGGCGCGAGGCTGGCGGGTACGTATGTCTATGGCGAGCTCAACGCCACCGCGGGACGCCGGTTCGGCGCGTCCGCGCGCCTGGGAGCCCAGGCGCCGGAGCTCGTGGGTCCGCTGACGTTCTTCCTCTCACTGGATGCGTATGCCCTGGGAGGACCGGTCCTCTTCGGCGGCGGGCTGTCCGCCGGAGCGAGCCTCCCCCTCTCCACGAAGTTCGACCTCTTCGCGGAGCTGAGCGGACGCTGGCTCCCCGCGAGCTCCTCGTACGGGACCACGCACCTGCTGGGCCTCGCCGGACTGCGCTTCACTCCAGGCAGGTAG
- a CDS encoding SulP family inorganic anion transporter, protein MLEHHTFGSTDRLRLLWRDWQQMVSPRTLGQDVSGAITVACVALPLNLALAVASGLPASVGLISGAIAGVVAGLLGGARLQVTGPEAALVPIVLLLVQRHGIQGMVVATLLCGLLQMLLGVLRVGRLAKLLPAPVVRGFMAGIGLILLNNQLPRLLGLPKSVGSLSSLLTGGGASSMQWGGIALGVLVIACMVGLPRLRRRMPAVLVGLVAATVIGGLLGPELARVGSLPPGLPPPQFPSLAGVDWSALLPDALSLTLFASLGSMMSASAIDQLPGVGNHQTDHDQELMAQGMANLASSLFGGMPVMGAIVRSSVSIQAGARTRAASVIHALLLLVVCLVAGQLVARVPIAALAGILVVIGVRLLDLKGLRVLWQQDRFHVAAVAVTASVIASVDLLLGLGAGVALCVGRLLMARPRTEIQSRILRLDGRPFFRTLGAATAAQDERPPLQRIRVRGPLDLLSPGAFNAALTSHPFPKYLVLDLSAVPYMDATGLQSVLDLRDCLVMRAGTVVVVARGEVARMLEQGGFPRDTASACLVPSYDDALEHIARSHEGAVLARGRTEPEHPPIGA, encoded by the coding sequence ATGCTCGAACATCACACGTTTGGATCCACGGATCGCCTGCGCCTGCTGTGGCGGGATTGGCAGCAGATGGTGTCTCCCAGGACACTCGGACAGGATGTCTCCGGAGCCATCACGGTGGCGTGCGTGGCGCTTCCTCTCAATCTCGCACTCGCGGTGGCCTCGGGACTGCCTGCCAGCGTGGGCCTCATCAGCGGCGCGATCGCCGGTGTCGTGGCCGGGTTGTTGGGAGGCGCGCGCCTGCAGGTGACAGGGCCGGAGGCGGCGCTGGTGCCCATCGTGCTCCTCCTGGTTCAGCGCCATGGAATCCAGGGCATGGTCGTGGCCACCCTGCTCTGCGGGCTCCTCCAGATGCTCCTCGGGGTGCTGCGCGTGGGCCGGCTGGCGAAGCTGCTGCCAGCACCCGTGGTCCGCGGGTTCATGGCGGGCATCGGGCTGATCCTCCTCAACAACCAACTGCCCAGATTGCTGGGGCTTCCGAAGTCGGTCGGCTCGCTTTCCTCGCTGCTCACCGGGGGCGGCGCCTCGTCCATGCAGTGGGGTGGCATCGCCCTCGGCGTGCTGGTCATCGCCTGCATGGTGGGCCTGCCACGGCTGCGCCGGCGGATGCCGGCGGTGTTGGTCGGGCTCGTGGCCGCCACGGTGATCGGCGGACTGTTGGGTCCGGAGCTGGCCCGCGTGGGAAGCCTGCCCCCGGGACTGCCTCCGCCCCAATTCCCCTCGCTGGCGGGGGTGGACTGGAGCGCGCTCCTGCCCGATGCCCTCTCTCTCACCCTCTTCGCGTCACTGGGCTCGATGATGTCGGCCAGCGCCATCGATCAGCTCCCAGGCGTCGGGAATCACCAGACCGATCATGATCAGGAGCTGATGGCCCAGGGCATGGCCAACCTCGCCTCTTCTCTCTTCGGCGGCATGCCGGTGATGGGCGCCATCGTCCGCTCCTCGGTCTCGATCCAGGCGGGAGCCCGCACCCGCGCGGCGTCGGTGATCCATGCGCTCCTGTTGCTCGTCGTGTGCCTGGTGGCCGGACAGCTCGTCGCTCGCGTGCCCATCGCCGCCCTCGCGGGCATCCTCGTGGTCATCGGCGTGCGATTGCTGGATCTGAAGGGACTGCGCGTGCTGTGGCAGCAGGATCGCTTCCATGTGGCGGCGGTCGCGGTGACCGCGTCCGTCATCGCCTCGGTGGATCTCCTGCTCGGGCTGGGCGCGGGCGTGGCTCTGTGCGTCGGGCGGCTCCTGATGGCACGGCCTCGGACGGAGATCCAGTCGCGCATCCTGCGGCTGGATGGACGCCCGTTCTTCCGAACCCTGGGCGCGGCCACCGCCGCGCAGGACGAGCGACCGCCGCTCCAGCGCATCCGCGTCCGCGGGCCGCTCGATCTCCTCTCTCCTGGCGCCTTCAACGCGGCGCTCACCAGTCATCCCTTCCCGAAGTACCTCGTGCTCGATCTGTCCGCGGTGCCCTACATGGACGCGACCGGACTTCAATCCGTGTTGGACCTCCGTGACTGCCTCGTCATGCGCGCGGGGACGGTCGTCGTCGTCGCGAGGGGAGAGGTGGCCCGGATGCTCGAGCAGGGGGGATTCCCTCGAGACACTGCGTCGGCCTGCCTGGTGCCTTCATATGACGACGCGCTCGAGCACATCGCCCGGAGTCACGAGGGCGCCGTTCTCGCGAGGGGTCGCACGGAGCCGGAGCATCCCCCCATCGGTGCCTGA